From Echinicola soli, a single genomic window includes:
- a CDS encoding YkgJ family cysteine cluster protein has translation MNLIEKSLAVNELFKDLAIETQQFNEQSQLKCLTGCGKCCANPKVPATVLEFLPLAFELYHTGVAEGLLAQLEESGEDSYCVVLHQMTIGGSGGLCSHYSHRGLICRLFGSSARRNREGKKELITCKLIKEDQHDRYQMVSTAIQNGMEVPGSADYYTRLYAIDFHLAEQQLPINMAIRKALEAVYSFYYYIEGEAV, from the coding sequence ATGAACCTGATAGAAAAGTCCCTGGCTGTCAATGAGCTATTCAAAGACCTGGCAATTGAAACCCAACAGTTTAATGAGCAGAGCCAATTAAAATGCCTTACCGGCTGCGGGAAATGTTGCGCCAATCCTAAAGTACCAGCTACCGTGCTGGAGTTTTTGCCATTGGCTTTTGAGCTTTATCACACCGGGGTTGCAGAGGGACTCCTGGCTCAGCTAGAGGAATCTGGGGAAGACAGTTATTGTGTCGTGCTTCACCAGATGACCATTGGAGGAAGTGGAGGGCTTTGTAGTCACTATTCCCATCGTGGACTGATCTGCCGGCTTTTTGGTAGTTCGGCCAGGCGGAATAGGGAAGGCAAAAAAGAGTTGATTACCTGTAAGCTGATCAAAGAGGACCAGCATGACCGATACCAAATGGTAAGTACTGCGATCCAAAATGGAATGGAAGTACCGGGAAGTGCTGACTATTATACTCGCTTATATGCGATCGATTTTCATCTTGCTGAGCAGCAGCTTCCCATCAATATGGCCATCAGAAAAGCATTGGAAGCGGTGTATTCCTTTTATTATTACATAGAAGGAGAGGCGGTATAA
- a CDS encoding T9SS type A sorting domain-containing protein, translated as MMMFNFFQLDYKILLTNQAGFNPKRIYKILFVIFIVSGIFSAPTYGQEVNAYRTITSGDYDQVAIWEIYNGNTWNTATQPPNEANDVYIDFDHEVTLTQNETVKSLYLNAETGTGKKLNLNGFELALLGSLNAFSGAAPGSPSGTWNNIDWIGDSEESKLIFKGTSRVAVPEGAWSAFSTRSRYTLVFAPDPGATLTVQESIKASRIVVASGTVIQETSGGACSTFSFNNDPAVPGAYGSLVIEDNATLESYCSESIVQRSASLPALEVTVSDRGTLVLHGPNPEINAANIHLLGEVRYVGASGTQGFITSTMPGVQQPIQYHDVTFKGDAEKILPPTLILLGNMANTGTGDINANTTSLSIEGTENQEITGMALLARDLEMNKSNGKVHLDSDLTILRDFIMTAGELDFSGNEMTINAAGSGEYQYLAGKWHDLQSLHYHSTPHSLTVQNASFPFVDKYEEGVRLLQVLGANDTGGENLTIQYTQLPGVDHDADFFDNDGTWILYQLYSYFSFSGFSSGNNFINIRIAADELIVDDVNDLRIVADHEPAAGSHLSGLDENGTFWAKRRLRRNALHHNKFTIGSERVATILPIAWLNYQGEAIGKSNILQWEVPADSRVKGFTIYRSAHNVDNFIPIGTITSESISGRVLTYQFTDETPPNHGYSYYRIASFSPSGKEDFTPVFHVYRKQAQTNYNTISPNPHSGGNVHLSISRQMQGDHIECIILDVQGGVVFGVNGKSENTIRRVEEKLPLLPKGIYIIRISDSSIHQTIRWIKL; from the coding sequence ATGATGATGTTCAATTTTTTTCAACTTGATTATAAAATACTACTTACCAACCAAGCCGGTTTTAATCCAAAACGAATTTACAAGATATTATTCGTAATTTTTATTGTATCTGGTATATTCTCAGCTCCTACATACGGTCAAGAAGTCAATGCATACAGGACGATCACAAGCGGGGATTATGACCAAGTGGCCATTTGGGAAATATACAATGGAAACACCTGGAACACAGCTACCCAGCCTCCCAATGAGGCCAATGATGTTTATATCGATTTTGACCATGAAGTCACCCTCACCCAAAATGAAACTGTCAAATCACTCTACCTGAATGCTGAAACGGGAACTGGCAAAAAACTAAATTTAAATGGCTTTGAGCTAGCTCTCCTTGGTAGCCTGAATGCCTTTTCAGGGGCTGCTCCAGGCTCACCATCAGGAACCTGGAACAATATCGACTGGATTGGTGATAGTGAAGAGAGCAAACTGATATTCAAAGGAACATCAAGAGTCGCCGTACCGGAAGGAGCGTGGAGTGCTTTTTCCACACGGAGCCGGTATACCCTGGTTTTCGCTCCCGATCCTGGAGCTACCCTCACGGTCCAAGAATCTATAAAGGCCAGTAGGATCGTGGTCGCCTCAGGAACCGTCATCCAAGAAACATCAGGGGGAGCTTGCTCCACATTCTCCTTCAATAACGACCCCGCCGTACCTGGAGCATATGGCAGCCTGGTCATCGAGGACAATGCCACGCTGGAGAGCTATTGCAGTGAAAGCATTGTCCAACGATCCGCTTCCCTACCCGCTCTAGAAGTCACCGTTTCAGATCGCGGGACATTGGTTTTACATGGCCCAAACCCCGAGATCAATGCTGCAAATATACACCTGCTGGGAGAAGTACGCTATGTTGGAGCTTCAGGTACCCAGGGGTTTATCACCAGCACTATGCCTGGCGTCCAGCAACCCATACAATACCATGATGTTACTTTTAAAGGTGATGCTGAAAAAATACTTCCCCCCACTCTCATTCTTTTAGGAAACATGGCCAATACCGGCACGGGAGACATTAATGCCAACACAACTTCACTGTCCATAGAAGGGACAGAAAACCAAGAAATCACCGGCATGGCACTACTTGCAAGGGATTTGGAAATGAATAAATCTAACGGAAAAGTACACCTTGACAGTGACCTTACTATTTTGCGTGACTTTATTATGACGGCGGGGGAGTTGGATTTTAGCGGAAATGAAATGACGATCAACGCAGCCGGATCGGGAGAATACCAGTACTTGGCTGGGAAGTGGCATGATCTCCAGTCATTGCATTACCACAGCACACCTCATTCTTTAACGGTCCAAAATGCCAGCTTCCCCTTTGTAGATAAATATGAGGAAGGAGTGAGACTGCTACAGGTTTTGGGAGCCAACGATACTGGTGGCGAAAACCTCACGATTCAGTACACCCAACTTCCCGGTGTCGATCATGATGCAGACTTCTTCGACAATGACGGCACGTGGATATTATACCAATTGTATAGTTATTTCAGTTTCTCAGGATTTTCTAGTGGAAACAATTTCATCAATATTCGCATCGCTGCCGATGAACTTATAGTCGATGACGTGAACGATCTGAGAATCGTCGCTGACCACGAACCTGCAGCAGGCAGTCATCTAAGTGGCCTGGATGAAAACGGTACTTTTTGGGCAAAAAGAAGACTACGGCGCAATGCTCTCCACCATAACAAATTCACCATCGGAAGTGAACGGGTGGCCACTATCTTACCCATCGCTTGGTTAAACTATCAAGGTGAAGCCATCGGAAAAAGCAACATCCTACAATGGGAGGTACCTGCAGACAGCCGGGTGAAAGGCTTTACAATCTATCGCTCTGCTCACAATGTGGATAACTTTATACCCATAGGCACAATCACGTCTGAAAGTATCTCTGGGCGAGTTTTGACCTATCAGTTTACGGACGAAACACCTCCAAATCATGGATATTCCTATTATAGGATAGCCAGTTTTTCCCCTTCAGGAAAGGAGGACTTTACACCGGTCTTTCATGTGTATAGAAAACAAGCACAGACCAATTACAATACCATTTCCCCAAATCCCCATTCCGGCGGAAATGTCCACTTAAGCATCTCCCGCCAAATGCAAGGCGACCATATTGAATGCATCATCTTGGATGTCCAAGGAGGAGTAGTCTTTGGGGTAAATGGAAAAAGCGAAAACACCATCCGGAGGGTAGAAGAAAAATTACCCCTTCTCCCTAAAGGGATCTACATCATCCGCATTTCGGACAGCAGTATACATCAAACTATTCGTTGGATAAAGTTATAG
- a CDS encoding AlbA family DNA-binding domain-containing protein encodes MTLQEITRLARQGEGLHIEFKKKVAHPDKIVREVIALANTEGGYLLVGVDDDGTVSGQRYVEEDVYVLNKAIKELIRPLVDFEHVVIPITEKKGVAIYHFYRSPKRPHYLYDEGRKRSFVRVEDRTVQASKEVWEILRRGKKEKDIIFNYGEKETKLMHALGERETITLKEYSKMARLPRFIASKTLVRLVLANVLQVIPQEQEDLFKLKSN; translated from the coding sequence ATGACACTTCAGGAGATCACCAGGCTGGCACGTCAAGGTGAAGGGCTACATATCGAATTTAAGAAGAAGGTCGCTCACCCTGACAAGATCGTTCGTGAAGTGATTGCCCTGGCCAATACGGAAGGAGGCTATTTGCTGGTAGGAGTGGATGACGATGGGACAGTGAGTGGCCAGCGTTATGTGGAAGAGGATGTCTATGTGCTGAACAAGGCCATCAAGGAACTGATCCGCCCTTTGGTGGATTTTGAGCACGTTGTCATTCCTATCACGGAAAAGAAGGGCGTGGCGATTTACCATTTTTATAGAAGCCCCAAAAGGCCTCATTACTTATACGATGAAGGCCGAAAAAGGTCCTTTGTGCGGGTAGAGGACAGGACGGTCCAGGCCAGTAAGGAAGTATGGGAAATTTTAAGAAGAGGCAAGAAAGAGAAGGATATCATCTTCAATTATGGTGAAAAGGAAACTAAATTGATGCATGCCCTTGGCGAGCGAGAGACGATCACCCTAAAAGAATACTCAAAAATGGCGAGATTGCCACGGTTTATCGCTTCCAAGACCCTCGTGAGATTGGTGCTCGCCAATGTGCTGCAGGTTATTCCCCAAGAGCAGGAGGACCTTTTTAAGCTTAAGTCGAATTAG
- a CDS encoding LOG family protein, with protein MSEESEKINLEEERIRKAFKEKDWSEIKSANSWVIFKVMSEFVEGFEKLAKIGPCVSIFGSARTPQDNKYYKIAEEIAAKLVRHGYGVITGGGPGIMEAGNKGAHSEKGKSVGLNIHLPFEQFNNMYIDQDKLITFDYFFVRKVMFVKYAQGFIVLPGGFGTMDELFEALTLVQTKKTGKFPIILVGKEFWEGLIDWIKTIMLERHINISPEDMELFSVVDTATEAVEAIDEFYNKYLLSPNF; from the coding sequence ATGAGCGAAGAATCAGAAAAAATCAACTTGGAAGAAGAAAGAATCCGTAAAGCTTTTAAAGAAAAAGACTGGAGCGAGATCAAAAGTGCCAACTCTTGGGTGATCTTCAAGGTAATGTCGGAGTTCGTAGAGGGCTTTGAAAAGCTGGCGAAGATAGGTCCTTGTGTATCCATTTTTGGTTCAGCCCGAACTCCCCAGGACAATAAATACTATAAAATAGCCGAAGAGATCGCTGCCAAACTGGTAAGGCATGGCTATGGTGTCATCACTGGTGGAGGCCCTGGAATCATGGAAGCGGGCAATAAGGGAGCCCACTCTGAAAAAGGAAAATCCGTAGGGCTTAATATTCACCTGCCTTTCGAACAGTTTAATAACATGTACATTGATCAGGACAAATTGATCACTTTTGATTATTTCTTTGTCCGAAAGGTGATGTTTGTAAAATATGCCCAGGGATTCATCGTTTTACCGGGAGGGTTTGGCACGATGGATGAGCTCTTTGAAGCATTAACGTTGGTGCAGACCAAGAAAACAGGGAAATTCCCCATTATCCTCGTAGGCAAGGAATTTTGGGAAGGATTGATCGACTGGATCAAAACCATTATGCTAGAGCGACACATTAACATCAGTCCAGAGGACATGGAACTGTTTTCGGTAGTGGACACTGCCACCGAGGCCGTGGAGGCCATCGATGAGTTTTACAACAAATATTTACTCTCTCCAAATTTCTAG
- a CDS encoding phage holin family protein — translation MMLNFSEIINTVKKLIEVKIQMLKKDMQDELSAVITRVAILSMMVIVSVLILLFGSIALAFYFAELTYSNSLGFLYVGLMYLGILIFLYITKDSKGIQKNVGAVLSAFLFFRKKNSGDHE, via the coding sequence ATGATGCTTAACTTCTCTGAAATAATCAATACAGTAAAAAAGCTCATCGAAGTAAAGATTCAGATGCTCAAAAAAGATATGCAGGATGAACTTTCTGCCGTCATCACGAGAGTAGCTATTCTTTCTATGATGGTGATTGTGTCGGTATTGATCTTGCTTTTTGGGAGCATTGCCCTTGCCTTTTATTTTGCCGAGCTTACCTATTCCAATTCACTTGGGTTTTTATATGTAGGCCTGATGTATTTGGGCATCCTGATTTTCCTTTACATCACCAAGGATTCCAAGGGGATCCAGAAGAATGTGGGTGCTGTGCTGAGCGCATTCCTTTTCTTTCGCAAAAAAAACAGTGGCGACCATGAGTAA
- the uvrB gene encoding excinuclease ABC subunit UvrB, which produces MDFKIISDYSPTGDQPNAIKNLTEGISSGEPSQVLLGVTGSGKTFTVANVIQEVQRPTLVLCHNKTLAAQLYGEFKQFFPDNAVEYFISYYDYYQPEAFIPTSGVYIEKDLSINEEIEKLRLSATSALLSGRRDVIVVASVSCIYGIGNPEEFGKNVVNLEEGQRIPRNQLLFQLVDILYSRANAEFKHGTFRVKGDTVDIFVAYADFAYRIYFWGDEIEAIQRIDPGTGKRISSEKQITIFPANLFVTGRDTIDVAIKEIQDDLMSQISFFEKDMRLEEASRLRERTEFDLEMIRELGYCSGVENYSRYFDRRSAGARPFCLMDYFPDDYMLVIDESHVTVPQVRAMWGGDRSRKVNLVEYGFRLPSALDNRPLKFDEFESLTNQVIYVSATPADYELNQTDGVVVEQIIRPTGLLDPLIEVRPSGDQIDDLLEEIDQTIKSGDRILVTTLTKRMAEELNKFLERAGIKSRYIHSEVKSLDRVEILRELRLGVFDVLVGVNLLREGLDLPEVSLVAILDADKEGFLRNERSLVQTIGRAARNENGRVIMYADRVTASMQRAIDETKRRRGIQMAYNEEHGITPKTVIKSKDKIMGQTKVADSKKNAKFYDDHFTEENAYAADPVVQYLSTDKLEKLIPQTQKQMEKAAKELNFMEAARLRDEWQGLKKRLEELKRMDG; this is translated from the coding sequence ATGGATTTTAAGATCATTTCAGATTATAGCCCCACCGGTGACCAGCCAAATGCGATCAAAAACCTAACCGAAGGGATTTCCAGCGGAGAGCCATCGCAGGTACTGTTGGGGGTTACCGGCTCAGGAAAGACCTTTACCGTAGCCAATGTCATCCAAGAGGTGCAGCGCCCGACATTGGTACTCTGTCATAACAAGACCTTGGCGGCGCAGCTTTATGGGGAATTTAAGCAGTTTTTTCCGGACAATGCGGTAGAGTATTTTATCTCTTATTACGACTACTACCAGCCAGAGGCATTTATACCCACCAGCGGCGTGTACATCGAAAAGGACCTGTCGATCAATGAGGAGATCGAAAAGCTTCGTTTGAGTGCTACGTCGGCCTTGCTGAGCGGTAGACGGGATGTGATCGTGGTGGCCTCTGTTTCCTGCATTTACGGCATTGGTAATCCGGAGGAGTTTGGCAAGAACGTGGTGAACCTGGAGGAGGGACAACGGATACCGCGAAACCAGCTACTGTTCCAGTTGGTAGACATCCTGTACAGCCGTGCCAATGCGGAGTTTAAGCATGGTACTTTCCGTGTAAAGGGGGATACAGTGGACATCTTTGTGGCCTATGCAGACTTTGCCTATAGGATCTATTTCTGGGGGGATGAAATCGAAGCGATCCAGCGGATTGACCCTGGGACAGGAAAGCGGATCAGCAGTGAAAAGCAGATCACCATTTTCCCTGCCAATCTCTTTGTGACGGGCAGGGACACGATTGATGTGGCCATCAAGGAAATTCAGGACGACTTGATGAGCCAGATTTCTTTTTTCGAAAAGGATATGCGGCTTGAAGAAGCCAGCAGGCTCAGGGAGCGTACGGAATTTGATCTGGAGATGATCAGGGAGCTGGGCTATTGCTCAGGAGTGGAGAATTATTCCCGGTATTTTGATCGGAGGTCGGCAGGGGCGCGTCCTTTCTGTTTGATGGACTATTTTCCGGATGACTATATGCTGGTGATCGATGAGAGCCACGTGACCGTGCCCCAAGTACGGGCCATGTGGGGCGGTGACCGTTCCAGAAAAGTGAACCTTGTGGAGTACGGATTTCGACTTCCTTCAGCTTTGGATAACCGGCCACTGAAATTCGACGAGTTTGAATCCCTGACCAATCAGGTCATTTATGTAAGTGCCACCCCAGCAGATTATGAATTGAACCAGACCGATGGTGTGGTGGTGGAACAGATCATTCGCCCTACAGGCCTATTGGATCCATTGATAGAGGTACGGCCCAGTGGCGACCAGATCGATGACCTCCTGGAGGAAATCGATCAGACTATAAAAAGCGGCGACCGTATTTTGGTGACCACCCTTACCAAACGAATGGCCGAAGAGCTCAATAAATTTCTGGAAAGGGCCGGGATCAAGTCCCGCTATATCCACTCAGAGGTAAAATCCCTGGATCGTGTGGAGATTTTGCGTGAGTTGCGCCTTGGGGTTTTTGATGTATTGGTGGGGGTAAACCTGCTGCGGGAAGGGCTGGACTTGCCAGAGGTTTCCCTTGTTGCCATTTTAGATGCGGACAAGGAAGGTTTCCTAAGAAATGAGCGTAGTTTGGTACAGACCATTGGCCGTGCGGCACGGAATGAAAATGGAAGGGTCATCATGTATGCTGATCGCGTGACGGCTTCCATGCAGCGTGCCATCGATGAAACCAAAAGGAGGAGAGGCATCCAAATGGCCTATAATGAGGAACATGGCATCACACCCAAAACTGTCATCAAGTCCAAGGACAAAATCATGGGGCAAACGAAGGTGGCAGATAGTAAGAAAAATGCCAAATTCTACGATGATCACTTTACGGAAGAAAATGCCTACGCGGCAGATCCCGTGGTACAATATTTGAGCACGGACAAGCTCGAAAAGCTGATCCCCCAAACGCAAAAGCAGATGGAAAAAGCCGCCAAGGAACTCAACTTTATGGAAGCGGCCCGCTTGCGCGACGAGTGGCAGGGACTCAAAAAACGATTGGAAGAGCTCAAACGAATGGATGGATGA
- a CDS encoding Lnb N-terminal periplasmic domain-containing protein: protein MKKSVLLFTIILLAFSQLYAKNYRVSLLTCDPGGELYSVFGHSAVRVTDMETGRDLVYNYGTFDFNPSFYMKFARGKLDYWLSVSPYDRFIGHYTYLGQAVREQVLDLNDQQAAKMVEFLQINYQPDNRYYRYDFFYDNCATRIRDMLETVLGKQLEWNDPEGEEESTFRNLIDEYVYPLPWGDLGIDLALGSVIDVEASEREKQFLPDYMEAAFDRAEIVGDGPTRPLVKSHMTLLDLPPVDVAPSLFNPYFLFWGIAIFFMVITYIGFRKKRLFIGFDQGFFGILGVLGIVVVLLWFFTEHTATKYNWNLLWAFPLHGLLVYGLGMKVPAPWLKKYLLFALIMADAAVVFWILGWQSFHPSVLPLILVVILRTNYLYYNVDRIKAQRRIISG, encoded by the coding sequence ATGAAAAAATCCGTCTTACTTTTTACCATTATCCTATTGGCTTTTAGCCAATTATATGCGAAAAATTACAGGGTGAGCCTTCTGACCTGTGATCCAGGCGGAGAACTTTACAGTGTGTTTGGTCATAGTGCTGTGCGGGTAACCGATATGGAGACGGGTAGGGATCTGGTGTATAATTATGGCACCTTTGATTTTAACCCTAGTTTTTATATGAAATTCGCCAGGGGAAAATTGGACTATTGGCTGTCTGTAAGTCCTTACGATCGGTTTATCGGACACTATACCTATCTGGGGCAGGCTGTGCGTGAGCAAGTACTTGATCTCAATGACCAGCAGGCCGCCAAAATGGTGGAGTTTCTACAGATCAATTACCAGCCGGATAACCGCTATTACCGTTATGATTTTTTTTATGACAATTGTGCTACACGGATTCGTGATATGCTAGAAACCGTGCTGGGCAAGCAATTGGAGTGGAATGATCCAGAGGGGGAAGAAGAAAGTACCTTCCGCAACCTCATTGATGAATACGTGTACCCGCTTCCTTGGGGCGATTTGGGGATTGACCTGGCCTTGGGCAGTGTGATCGATGTGGAGGCAAGTGAACGTGAAAAGCAGTTTTTGCCAGACTATATGGAAGCGGCATTTGATAGGGCCGAGATCGTGGGAGATGGACCCACGCGGCCTCTTGTAAAAAGCCATATGACCCTGCTGGACCTGCCACCGGTGGATGTGGCTCCTAGTCTTTTCAATCCTTATTTTCTTTTCTGGGGTATTGCCATTTTCTTTATGGTGATTACCTATATTGGATTTAGGAAAAAGCGACTTTTTATTGGTTTTGATCAGGGTTTCTTTGGGATATTGGGCGTGTTGGGCATTGTGGTGGTATTGCTTTGGTTTTTTACCGAGCACACGGCTACCAAGTACAATTGGAATTTGCTTTGGGCATTTCCGCTACATGGATTGTTGGTTTATGGCTTGGGGATGAAAGTTCCCGCACCTTGGCTCAAGAAGTACCTGTTGTTTGCGCTGATCATGGCAGATGCGGCGGTTGTGTTTTGGATTTTGGGATGGCAGTCTTTCCATCCCAGCGTATTGCCGCTGATCTTAGTGGTGATCCTGCGGACCAATTACCTGTATTATAATGTGGACAGAATCAAGGCCCAAAGGAGGATAATCAGCGGTTAA
- a CDS encoding AraC family transcriptional regulator: MEYYNKVIESVGVRYTRGNNYKVERPITVTDYLEPENTVILLHQGTLKFGDEQELVNEGEILFIPAGRACKVSFGQATKRNEMSNNSFLENKKKHLQSVSFKDIKSIEEDCITLVTFEAKVFDVVNFFNSLGIPPFIIRFNDRLASIIEDVVKESEQNTPGKERVIKIHTELLVVELVRHILKNRLFVEEMSTNSTYFKDPRLIDMFNYIKKNIGGDLSNKILAKVANVSEDYVGQYFKMLTGINPQDYIEYQRMEAAVELLRTTKKSIRDIGKEVGYKDTAYFCRRFKMMYGLPAGKMRRRESLINVQ, encoded by the coding sequence ATGGAATATTACAATAAAGTCATAGAATCCGTGGGTGTGCGGTATACGAGGGGGAATAACTACAAAGTAGAGCGACCTATTACCGTGACGGACTACTTAGAACCTGAAAACACCGTTATTCTATTACATCAAGGAACATTGAAGTTTGGTGATGAACAAGAACTTGTCAACGAAGGCGAAATTTTGTTTATTCCAGCCGGTAGAGCATGTAAGGTCTCCTTTGGTCAAGCTACCAAAAGGAATGAGATGTCTAACAACAGCTTTTTGGAAAATAAAAAGAAACACTTACAATCCGTAAGCTTTAAGGACATTAAATCCATCGAAGAAGACTGCATCACATTAGTAACATTTGAGGCCAAAGTCTTCGATGTTGTTAATTTCTTCAATTCTCTCGGTATCCCTCCATTCATTATTAGATTTAACGATCGCCTTGCATCCATTATTGAAGATGTGGTCAAGGAATCTGAGCAAAATACACCTGGTAAGGAACGTGTCATCAAAATCCACACTGAATTACTGGTCGTGGAACTGGTAAGGCACATTTTGAAAAACCGATTGTTTGTGGAAGAAATGTCGACGAACAGTACTTACTTCAAAGACCCTCGCTTGATTGATATGTTTAATTATATCAAGAAAAATATCGGAGGTGATCTCTCAAACAAGATCTTGGCAAAAGTAGCCAATGTTTCTGAGGATTATGTAGGCCAATACTTCAAAATGCTTACAGGTATCAACCCGCAGGATTACATCGAATACCAGCGTATGGAAGCTGCTGTCGAACTACTCCGCACTACCAAGAAAAGCATTCGAGACATTGGAAAAGAGGTAGGCTATAAAGATACCGCTTATTTCTGTCGACGATTTAAAATGATGTACGGATTACCAGCAGGAAAAATGCGAAGGAGGGAGTCACTAATTAACGTTCAGTGA
- a CDS encoding acyl-CoA dehydrogenase, with amino-acid sequence MEFTLTEEHLAVQAAAKDFAITELLPGVIDRDTNAMFPHAQVKKMGELGFLGMMVSPEYNGGGMDTLSYVLALEEISKIDASAAVAMSVNNSLVCWGLEEYGTETQKEKYLKPLAAGEILGAFCLSEPEAGSDATSQKTSAEKEEDHYILNGTKNWITNGSTASVYLVMAQTDPALRHKGISTFIVEKDMEGFQVGRKEDKLGIRGSDTHSLMFNDVKVPKENRIGDDGFGFTYAMHSLDGGRIGIAAQALGIAGGAYELALAYSKERKAFGKAISQHQAIQFKLADMATEIEAARLLVWKAAWLKDRGESYAHASAMAKLYASKVAMETTIEAVQIHGGYGFVKEYHVERLMRDAKITQIYEGTSEIQKIVISRNLLR; translated from the coding sequence ATGGAATTTACCCTAACTGAAGAACACCTAGCTGTACAAGCTGCTGCTAAAGATTTTGCCATAACGGAACTACTTCCCGGTGTGATAGACCGAGACACCAACGCTATGTTTCCCCATGCACAGGTCAAGAAAATGGGAGAACTGGGTTTTTTGGGCATGATGGTCTCTCCTGAATACAACGGCGGAGGAATGGACACCCTTTCTTACGTGCTTGCTTTGGAGGAAATTTCCAAAATAGATGCCTCTGCAGCGGTGGCCATGTCTGTCAATAATTCCCTGGTATGCTGGGGACTGGAAGAATACGGCACAGAGACCCAGAAAGAAAAATACCTAAAGCCCTTAGCGGCAGGAGAAATTTTGGGAGCATTCTGTCTATCAGAACCTGAAGCAGGTTCCGATGCCACATCCCAAAAGACCTCTGCCGAAAAAGAAGAAGATCATTACATTCTGAACGGCACCAAAAACTGGATCACCAATGGCAGCACCGCTAGCGTGTACTTGGTCATGGCACAGACCGATCCAGCGTTAAGACATAAGGGTATCTCCACGTTCATCGTAGAAAAAGACATGGAAGGTTTCCAAGTGGGCAGGAAAGAGGACAAATTGGGAATCAGAGGATCTGACACCCATTCACTGATGTTCAATGACGTAAAAGTGCCCAAAGAAAATAGGATTGGAGATGATGGCTTTGGTTTTACCTACGCCATGCACAGCTTGGATGGTGGACGAATAGGCATCGCCGCACAAGCACTGGGAATAGCCGGTGGAGCTTATGAGCTGGCCCTTGCATATTCCAAGGAGCGAAAGGCATTTGGAAAAGCCATTAGCCAACACCAAGCCATCCAGTTTAAGCTAGCAGACATGGCCACAGAAATAGAAGCGGCAAGGTTATTGGTGTGGAAAGCAGCCTGGCTAAAGGACCGGGGCGAATCATACGCCCATGCCAGCGCCATGGCGAAACTGTACGCCTCCAAGGTCGCAATGGAAACTACCATTGAAGCTGTACAAATCCATGGCGGTTATGGATTTGTCAAAGAATATCATGTAGAACGACTCATGAGAGATGCTAAAATCACCCAGATATACGAAGGAACGAGTGAGATTCAAAAAATAGTTATATCCCGTAACTTATTAAGATAA
- a CDS encoding geranylgeranylglyceryl/heptaprenylglyceryl phosphate synthase has protein sequence MPRKSKSIIAAALSGLHKNGVKGVALLIDPEKCGEEEALERLVRLAVTQKVDFIFLGGSLIDENNLDALIQKIRIYAQKIPVVLFPGNVIQVSSKADGILFLSLISGRNPELLIGQQVTAAPLLEKSSLEVLPTGYMLVNDGQITSASYISQTIPLPNDKPALAVATALAGQFMGMQYFFLDAGSGAKAPVHKSVISAVSKKIDAPLIVGGGIDTVEKARNAWEAGADLIVLGNGTEKNPGLLAEVTDLAKVYNLSLNVN, from the coding sequence ATGCCAAGAAAAAGTAAGTCCATTATTGCTGCTGCGCTAAGCGGGCTACATAAGAATGGTGTGAAAGGTGTGGCGCTGCTGATCGATCCGGAGAAGTGTGGAGAAGAGGAAGCATTGGAGCGATTGGTCAGATTGGCAGTGACCCAGAAGGTTGATTTTATCTTTTTGGGCGGTAGCCTTATTGACGAGAACAATTTGGATGCCCTTATCCAAAAGATCAGGATTTATGCCCAGAAAATCCCCGTGGTGCTCTTTCCTGGAAATGTCATTCAAGTAAGCAGCAAGGCCGATGGTATCTTGTTTCTGTCCCTGATATCTGGAAGAAATCCAGAGCTTCTGATAGGACAACAGGTGACGGCTGCACCATTATTGGAAAAATCATCACTGGAGGTTCTCCCCACCGGGTATATGCTGGTCAATGATGGCCAAATTACAAGTGCCAGTTACATTAGTCAGACCATTCCCCTGCCCAATGACAAACCTGCATTAGCAGTGGCAACAGCCCTGGCCGGGCAATTTATGGGAATGCAGTATTTTTTCTTGGATGCTGGAAGCGGTGCCAAAGCTCCTGTGCATAAATCTGTGATCAGTGCCGTCAGTAAGAAGATCGATGCCCCGCTGATTGTGGGTGGAGGAATTGATACGGTGGAAAAAGCTAGAAATGCTTGGGAGGCAGGTGCAGACCTTATTGTCTTGGGCAATGGGACCGAAAAAAACCCCGGCCTACTGGCCGAGGTGACTGATTTAGCGAAGGTTTATAATTTATCACTGAACGTTAATTAG